TCTCAACACATGagcttgttttctcttgtttcgtcttcttttctccccctgtcctcctGAGGAGTgggggtgacagagcagcttggtgggcacctggcagccagacaaggtcAACCCAACCCAAACAGGCCATGATCCTGCTGGCCCAGCATCTCGGTAGAACTGGTCAGCAACCTTCTTGGTGCACAAAgggcactgcagcagcagagccaccTGGGCAAAGATGACCATAAAGCCCACTGTGCGTGCTCCCAGTGCTGGCAGGAAGCAGACTTTCTTTGTCGTGACAGCATTTTTCACCGAGCAGCTTGCATATGGTGACAGAATGATCAAAGGACGTGGCTGAGAGGATCAGGAACTCAGTCATACCTAGGaagaagtgggaaaaggaaagcaggaaacaCAAATGATGGAATGCCTCCAGCATCTGGGGACAACGGTGGTGGCACAGCAGATCTCCAAGAAGGAAAACCAGCCAAGGAAGAGCTACCTCAGGATCCTGCGGTGACAACCATGAGGCTATTCCCACTATGATTAGGAGATACACGGAGAAGACAAGACAAGCAGAAGCATGTGCCCCCTGGGGAGGTCCCCCTGTTTGACTATATTGGTGTTTCCTTTGGGGCAACGTACTGCCCTGTTTGAAACAGCTTTGTCATGTCCAGAAGGAATCAGCTACCTAGGCAAGAGGGAGGATCCAAAGGTGTTCTGGGGTGAATTCTTTGTCTCCATTGGTGTCAGAGGAATAAAATCAAGCACTGCTGCAAAGCAAGGGAACCACTACAGCCCAGGTGAAGGTCTGCCCCTGACAGGGCTGAGGAGCAGGTGGTAGGCCACAGTAAAGAGAACTTGAAGGAGCTCTTACAAACATTTATGGTTCGCTGGAGTGGATGACTGCCATTGCAACTTATTCTACGTCTGTGAGGCATTTCTGAGACAAAGCTGTCAGGTCTTTACGGACAGGCCAGAGAATGCCACGTTACCCAGAACACTGGGAGCACTTTATGGGGAAGCAAGAGGATCTTGTAGGAAACACCacactcccctccctgccttgcaCTGAGCATCTCAGTCTCCATGTGTCTGCTGACCAAGGGGCTGTTCGCTGCCTTCAGGAGCACAGACCCACAGGAGCCATTGATGAGAAATGGGGCTGAGCCCAGGCACTGACTCCAAGGAGGACCCGGTGATGCCGGTGCTGGGGCCATGGTGGATGCTGATGCCACGCCCAGTGCTGATGCTGATGCCGGTTCCGGTCAGGTGGGGGAAGCCCCATGGtgcaggggacggggacagggagcaAGACAGATCCTTCACTCTGTGCCTTGGAAGCCTCTGCCTATGGGTTTGACCACCTCTGTCAGCTGCTTGAGTCACACAGAGTTCCCCGGGGCCTGGCTGGAGCCCACAGCCTCTTGCCagaggcctcctgccagctctcattCCCCTCAGACCTCCAGCCCCTGAGGGCAACTCAGCAAATCCCTTTCTGACTCACTCCTCAAGGAGAAACCTGGCATGCCTTGAGGCTGCGCTCAGTGTGTCCAGGCCAAGCGGTTTACCCTGTCTCCTGGGCCCCAGCTGCCAAGGTGCTGAATCCTGTCAAACAAGCTCCTGGTCTCACCACTGAGCCCCTGTGGGGAGCGTTTGAAGGTGCCTCTGACCTCGACATGCCATTCTCCTGCCGCTGGGGAGCTTCAACTTCTGACCCCATGCAATGACTTTGTAACACTAGCAGGAACATTTGGGCAGGTGTGTGAAATTCTGTACCTGGCGgactcagttttccattgtatatcTGAGCTTTTACAGGGGAACGAACTGTGAAACCCCTCCTGGTTGTCCGGAGGGGCCCCGGCGGGCAGAGCGCAGGAAGGTTTGGAGGTCAAGTGCTTGCTATTTTAACAGTACTCTTATTTTCTCGAATATGTCTCGGACATTCTTGGACAAAACTTGGACATTTAAAACCAGATGTGGAAGGGAAGGGCACGGGGTTCTGCTGGATGCTCTCAGTTCACAATAGAGAAGGAACAGTCAGCTATCGTGGCTACACTAGAGCCTCAGATCAGAAACAGCAGCTCCACGGAGAGGGGAACCTGCCCTGGCTGAGCTCTCCTAGCAGAGCTCCCTGGCTCTGATCTCACTGAGGTCTCTCAAAGGCAAGGGGGAAAGCCTTTGGCTGTACTGTCTCCAAGCTTGATGTGAGCTCAGGGCAACCGATATTCAGGAGGGGACATGGCCTTAGAAAATTTCCCCACTGGGCACAGCCCTTGTCAGAAAGACGGTCTATACTGGACAGCCCTGTGGGACAGTAGCTGGCTTTGGGGGATGTGGTCTTGAATCCAACgtccctttcctcccagggagagctgctgggctcaGACTGAGATTCCAATGTGGGACATGACGGACCTTATTGGCTGAAGTCCAAAGTGGTCATTAGTTCTTTGGCTTTCCTGTGCAAGCCACAGGATCTCTCGTTCCACTCACAGCACAGCAATGTCAGGCTTCATGTTCCTTTCATTCAGGACCTGTTTGATCCAAggtctcagcccctgcctgtccccgcacCAGGTTGATAAGCTACATAAGTACGTTTGGCATTGACATGGACATGAGAGAGGGTCATGTCCCACCCCAGACACCACCGACACTGCATTGGAAAGAAGTGCACTCAGGGGCAGCCAGCACAAGGTGGGCAGGATTGCTCAGCCTTTCTCCTTGCCCAGAATGCAATCCGCATCCTTTGAACTCTCTAGCATtggggagagcagctgtgccCTGGCCTGGAGAGGCCGTGCTGAGGAACTCTAAATAGCGTCACACTGAATTCAACTAAGGATCCAAAATGGAGTGAAACCATCCTCGTTGTGGCCTGAAATGGGCAGCAGCAGAGTgtgagctctgcaggggcaggagaaggaggtgtcaggaggcaggggctacctttcagtgcctcttccctggatacacctccagcaggctggtgccatcaccGCTCAGCTGCACTCGGGCTCCTTCTGCCCCGGGGAACATGCTGCTCTGTGGTGCTCATGGATAGAGCAGCGGACAGTATCCCTGCCATAACCAGCACATGCCCTCTTGATGAGTGACACACAAGGACACATACACACAGGCTCAGTCACGCTGGCATGGAATCATGCACAAATTTGTGTTCCCATGTGCATTCACAAAAACCTGGCTGCTTACAAGTACACAAAAGACAAGAACACACACAGGAACACCATGAACCATGGATTCTTCTGAGGACCCCTGGGAACCGGGCAGTATTAGGCAGGGTAGGGTGAAAACCTGGCAGTGCAACACATACATCTGGGGAAGCAACAGTAAGTGACCATTGGGGTGAGATGAGGCGAGATGAGCAGAGTGACCCAGGCTATTGTCATCTGCTCTGAACCTGTCCAGCACTTGAGCTGAGTCTTCTGCCCacactgctgcattcctgccctggaaatcctggggCCTTTCATCCCACTGATCACAGGAAGCCTTCACTGGGGAATGGGGAATGGGCATGGAACaactctggaaatgaaaaggcagcagtgcaggaaaccaaagcacagcccatatcATTAGCTGCAATGGTTTGCACTCAAGatgagcttgtgcaaaaattgttacctctgcaaaggATGCCTCTAGTGCTGCGGCaatgaagggcaggtataaaagtccctgctctctcctgcacttctctggcctccttctccttgggaaccaggtgagtctgaagctccttctcctcctcttccaaagtgAGATCTCTCCTCGATGGACCTCTCAGCTGATATTGTCTCTCTCCGTCCTTGGGTTTGCGTCTTCTTGTCATGCTAGTGGAAAGCAGGGAGAAGGTCTGCTTAGAGACAAGCTGAGTGGTGGCTGACAGGGCTTTTGGTTTATGCTCTAGGAGACACCTTCCATGGGCCAGGCTACTCTTTGTAGGGTGATGAAGACTGTGTGTCTCCTGGCCAAGATTCCAGCTCCCCACTCAGTAGTGGCCTTGGCTCCTTTCTGATGGGGTAAcaaggctgctcctcacccacccttgtgctctctttcctccttgatcctctcccaggtgcacctccaggCCCTtcagacatgtcctgctacaaccagtgcctgccctgccggccctgtggcccaacacctctggccaacagctgcaatgagccctgcatcaggcagtgccagaactccagtGTCGTCATGGAGCCTCCtcctgtggtggtgaccctgcctggccccatcctcagctccttcccacagaacaccgttgtgggatcctccacctctgctgctgttggcagcatcctcagctgtgatggagtgcccatcacctctgggtgctgtgacctctctggcatttccagccgTTACTGTGGCAGAAGGTGCCTCCTCTGATAAAGATGCTGGGAAAGCCCCAGGGAGACATCTCGAGCAATGCAGAACATGATGCTGGGCAAGGGATCGAGATTTAGGATGTGTTTTCGGTGTAGCTGaagagctttgcttttctctcccttttctttgacTGCTTCAGTTCCCCTTGGCAGTAAGGTGCTACTAATGCCAGCCTGGTAGGGACCTGCTGTCTCCTCTCCCTCTatggggcaggcaggcagacaggcagCATGCAAGAACTTCTGCACGGCCAAGGACAAcagagcctctgctgctgcccgtggGGCTCCATGAACTGGCGGCCCCCACCTGGAGTGACTTTGTCTCCCTCTTTGGACTCATTAAActtctgctgcattcaagcctggcCTCCATGTGGTCCTTCCCTCTGTGGACACTCCCCAAGCTACCAAAGGAGAAAGGTGTTGCTCTGGGGTGGAAGGGGGTTAGAGCACAAGGAGACACGTCTCCATTCTCAGAGGAGTGGGAGGTTGGGACAGCCTGTAGTGGCTCCTGTTTTGGGCACCAACCCTTGAAGCTGAGGAAGATATCCTGGTCTGCTCTCCTGCCAGTGACCATCAGGCCTTGCCTTGCTGTTATCTCTGCCCACAAATGTCCAGAAAGGCAGGAGTCCCTGAGGTGTCAGCAGCCCCATGAGCTCTTGAGGAAGGGCCTTCCTCTTGCTATggccagagctgctctgggctgtCAGAGGGTCAGTGTGGGGCTACAGAAGATGATTTGTTCTGCAGAATGGCAGGAGTGGTTAAGCAGGAAACAGCCCTTGGGATGGCCCATAGCTGCCACTCCACATTCCTCTCCCCTCCATCGCCCAATCCAGGGGCCATGGCCAGTAGGCATCGGGAGGAGTAGCAGGGGATTGTCATCCATGTTGCCGAATGCATTGAGGCTGGAAACTAGAGCTAAGCCTGTGGGAGCTGAGGGTAGTCATCACAGAAACGGGGACAGTGAAACGGTATATTTCTGAGGGAGATCATATTGCTCTGATACAGAGCATGCAGGGCTGATTCCTTCCTTACCTGTAGGGTCTGAAGGACTGGCCTAGATTCCTCTAGAGGGGCTGAGAGCTGGTGTCAGGAGTCCTGGTTCTCAGTGGTGTGTGTGCATGATTGTGGCTGTGTACACGTTCCTCTCGCTGTACTCATGTGTGCActtgtagtaaaattgatattaacttgaaaagtgaaatataGCATGTATCtgaagcaaccaagggaacctgctgctgctgctagaagTCATCTATACAGCGCCAACCATGTTTCATTAATTacagagaaatagtaactagacatgattaatctaagattagaggagaagtagTTAAAAGGTAATTTTGGCAGGGGGAGACCGTGACCACCGACCCATTGATACCACCTATTTAAAAGAGAAGCACAGACGAAGAGGACAGAGTCTGCATACCAATAcataaaggaagcaaagaaaccttgaccaatcattaaagagaataacaatgaatatgtatcaattattagaatatgtaataatcagtgtatgaaaagggaaatttttgaaactaaggtgtgctcccCTGGAACGAGCACTCCATTTCTGCGCagtaatggaataaacttggaaatatcTCTGCTatgtgtgttattggcttgcacaccgggtaaagaacccagatttgggacaacacaTTCACACATACATGTGCGTGCCTGTGGTAATACACATGAAAATGTGAGCGTGCACCAATGTTCTCTGTGGGTATGTGTTCTGGCAATTGTATCCATGTGTATGTGTTTTCGCAGACTGTCATGGggggagtgattaacttcactcataagagagaagtagtgaaatatttatttatatgaaacagtaatttaagaaagttagtagtgaatgcaacagtgttttacgagCTTCAGTAGAAGGGCACACTtgtttatttactgcatagaggacagggtcagacaagctgtcagggaaaccctcccattgagtcacgcaGTTCAgtaaggacccccttgctttctaaactccttctcagagaggagtctgggcgtggctggatgcagccctagtcccagacttgctcaacggtttatgtctaaaggattatatatgcgcaatcaatcctttatatcacttagctaagatttcaaagtttagcatgctattagtcacttaccaagaatctgttgcggcaaggaacctctcagcctcgaggagaagaaccttaactGGGTTTCCTCACTCAAGGGGAGACCCTGGCACGcagtccactatttatagagtaagagagtTGTCCTATAGTCATATTCacatgggaacaaaatagctaggtccccactccaggcagtgttttgactgtgttgccagccatccctcaaagtccaggtgcaactcatcacaactcccactgatggttatggcttgagcagcagccgaggtggggaaagggggagagcacaccgccatacacatacacacatggaGGAGGGCATAAATGTGTGTGACTGGTCTGTATATTCGTAATTGTGCACGTGCATGCCTGTGAGTCTGCATACCTCTGTGTGCGCATgggtgtgcacgtgtgtgcacccATGAAGGTAGGTCAAAGGTCTTGATGAAATCAAGGTACACCCCAGGCAGtacccctccccttcccacagtgccTCCCATCTCCACATAGAAAGCAATGAGGCTGATGAGGCATCATTTGCTCTAGTTTCACTCCTAGTGGCATCTGAAGGACCAGCACGGGCATGCAGACTCTCACAGAAACTTTCCTGTCTTTGCAAATGAACCTCAATCCTCGGGAACACACTGCAAATGGGACAACTGTGGAAGAATTCATTTTTCTTGGCTTGCCAGGCACGTGGCATTTCTGGGTCTCCCTTGTGGTGGTATTTGCACTGACGTGCTCCCTGACAGTAACATGCAATGCATCCATCATGGCTCTCATGTGGATGAACAGCAACATCTGTACCCCAATGTACTTTCTCCTCCGTAATCTCCCCTTTCTGGAGATCTGGCACACTACTCGTGTTGTTCCCAAAGCCATAGGAGTCATGCTGGGGAGTAGCCAGACCATCTCCTTCAACGTCTGCATCCTCcagttgttctttcttctctccctaggCTCCACTCAGTGTTTTCTCCTgtctgtcatggcctatgaccactaCTTAGCCATACGCTACCCCTTGAGATACAGCTCCCTCATGAGCAGTGTCCTCTCTGCTCGGCTGGTGCTCAGCTCCTGGCTGGGAGGCTTTCTGTCCGTCTCGCTGATGGCCTTTCTGACATCCAGGCTGATGTTCTGTGGGCCAGATGTCATCAATCATTTCCTCTGTGATATAGATTCCTGCCTCGCCCTCTCCTGCAGTGACATGTGGCCCATGGAGCTAGCGACATTCCTTGCCTCCTAAACTGTTCTGGTGGCCCCCTGTGTGGTTACCCAGCTCTCCTACGCGTACATCACCTCTTCCATGCTCAGAATCATGTCAGCTCATGGtcagaaaaaggcattttccacTTCCTCCGCCCACCTCAGTGTTATCACATTCTGGTATGGCTCCACCATGTTCCTGTGCGTCAAGCCATCGGCCCAGAACTCACTGGATCTGAACAAACTCATGAACACCTTTCACACAGCTGTAACTCCTCTGTTGATCCCCTTCATTTACACA
This sequence is a window from Rissa tridactyla isolate bRisTri1 chromosome 19, bRisTri1.patW.cur.20221130, whole genome shotgun sequence. Protein-coding genes within it:
- the LOC128919356 gene encoding LOW QUALITY PROTEIN: olfactory receptor 6F1-like (The sequence of the model RefSeq protein was modified relative to this genomic sequence to represent the inferred CDS: substituted 1 base at 1 genomic stop codon), translating into MNLNPREHTANGTTVEEFIFLGLPGTWHFWVSLVVVFALTCSLTVTCNASIMALMWMNSNICTPMYFLLRNLPFLEIWHTTRVVPKAIGVMLGSSQTISFNVCILQLFFLLSLGSTQCFLLSVMAYDHYLAIRYPLRYSSLMSSVLSARLVLSSWLGGFLSVSLMAFLTSRLMFCGPDVINHFLCDIDSCLALSCSDMWPMELATFLASXTVLVAPCVVTQLSYAYITSSMLRIMSAHGQKKAFSTSSAHLSVITFWYGSTMFLCVKPSAQNSLDLNKLMNTFHTAVTPLLIPFIYTLRNKDVKQALWWAFQNK